From the genome of Vicia villosa cultivar HV-30 ecotype Madison, WI linkage group LG2, Vvil1.0, whole genome shotgun sequence, one region includes:
- the LOC131650280 gene encoding uncharacterized protein LOC131650280, with protein sequence MASLLPLKRVQEERNQNRTNFREQGRPGQHLKPRNSPSKKKQGYGDQSNRHPYCDKCKRRHPGDCKPTSVTCYECGEQGHISTYCPKKKTQENTTGRVYTLDARKAKGNNNLIAGTCYVSNQPLCVLVDCGATHSFVSTECVCRLGLEVTPLPYPMVISSATDDTVEARLICKDCSVSFNGRDFPIDLICLPLKRLDVILGMDWLSLNSVYIGCKEKAIFIPAEETSSDDAITKLIEGTINAVNYLFSQERSFLLVLSKEPSVRMALSEIPVVCEFPDVFPEDITSLPPEREAEFSIDLVRVVQGKIVAKARRISPLALLLDIIFCSHFMLL encoded by the exons ATGGCGTCACTACTTCCTCTGAAGAGGGTTCAAGAGGAGAGGAACCAGAACAGAACTAATTTCAGAGAGCAAGGAAGACCAGGCCAGCACCTAAAGCCCCGTAACTCTCCATCAAAGAAGAAGCAAGGCTATGGTGACCAATCCAATCGACACCCTTATTGTGACAAGTGTAAAAGAAGACACCCTGGGGATTGCAAGCCCACTTCAGTGACTTGTTATGAGTGTGGCGAGCAAGGTCACATATCTACGTATTGTCCCAAGAAGAAAACTCAGGAGAATACCACAGGTCGCGTCTATACCTTGGATGCAAGAAAGGCCAAAGGAAACAACAATCTCATCGCAGGTACTTGTTATGTAAGCAATCAACCCTTATGTGTTTTAGTGGATTGTGGAGCTACTCATTCCTTTGTTTCAACTGAATGTGTTTGTcgacttggtttggaagttaCTCCATTACCCTATCCTATGGTCATTTCTTCGGCGACCGATGATACGGTGGAAGCCCGACTGATTTGTAAGGATTGTTCAGTATCTTTTAATGGTCGTGACTTTCCGATTGATCTAATTTGCTTACCCCTCAAGAGACTTGACGTCATTCTCGGAATGGATTGGTTATCCCTTAATTCGGTGTATATTGGTTGTAAGGAAAAGGCCATATTCATTCCGGCAGAAGAGACTTCCTCcgatgatgcaattaccaagttgatagaaggtacgATCAACGCGGTTAACTATCTCTTTTCCCAAGAAAGAtcttttcttttagttctttccaaGGAACCATCTGTAAGAATGGCATTGTCAGAGATTCCAGTGGTGTGCGAGTTTCCTGATGTgtttcctgaggatatcacttctcttcctccggaaagggaagcaGAATTCTCCATTGATcttgtgagg gtggttcaagGCAAGATCGTGGCAAAGGCAAGGCGGATTAGTCCTTTGGCGTTGTTGCTAGATATTATCTTTTGTTCGCATTTTATGCTTTTGTAG